In a single window of the Bradyrhizobium sp. ORS 285 genome:
- a CDS encoding metal-sensitive transcriptional regulator, with protein MRDDIKTSCQKRLSRIEGQVRGLSKMVEDNRYCIDIVTQISAVRAALRRVEEEILRDHVSHCVEHAIASGDKADQRQKIAELMDVISRSDR; from the coding sequence ATGCGCGACGACATCAAGACTTCCTGCCAGAAACGTTTGAGCCGGATCGAAGGGCAGGTCAGGGGCCTGTCGAAGATGGTCGAGGACAATCGCTACTGCATCGACATCGTGACGCAGATCTCCGCGGTGCGGGCGGCGTTGCGCCGGGTCGAAGAAGAGATCCTCCGCGACCACGTCTCCCACTGCGTCGAGCACGCGATCGCGTCGGGCGACAAAGCCGATCAGCGGCAGAAGATCGCGGAGTTGATGGATGTGATCAGCCGGTCGGATCGGTAA